Proteins encoded together in one Anabaena sphaerica FACHB-251 window:
- a CDS encoding metal ABC transporter solute-binding protein, Zn/Mn family, which yields MAAKIIYKNLLNIAFLAIVMGFSGCKNQDVNTTYIPYNRTARINRNLPQVVATTSVLCDLTKQVAGETINLTCLIPPGLDPGIYQPTPEDIQAIEQANLILYHGYNFEPGLIKVIQNTQNNAPKIAVAQSAVPEPKRLQKNGRIFTEPHIWHNVKNTIKVVEVINRNLGKLLPKKQKEYSRNTSKLTKELNELHSWIKSTLATIPNKNRKFLTTHEAMIYYVTAYELPYKASLPNIRDEDNLTDTRVKNLAQYIQDAKVKTLFADTTINLMLLEPITKEANVKLFSRQLYIDGLGELGSDGETYQKMMDANTRSIAEGLGGTYLKFAPNIGK from the coding sequence ATGGCAGCAAAAATCATATATAAGAATTTATTAAATATTGCTTTTTTGGCGATTGTGATGGGATTTTCTGGATGTAAGAATCAAGATGTAAATACTACATACATTCCCTATAATCGGACTGCTAGGATTAACAGAAATCTCCCTCAAGTTGTAGCGACTACGAGTGTATTATGTGATTTAACTAAACAAGTTGCTGGAGAAACAATAAATCTTACCTGTCTAATTCCTCCTGGTTTAGATCCGGGAATTTATCAACCAACACCAGAAGATATCCAAGCTATAGAACAAGCTAATCTTATTTTATATCATGGTTATAATTTTGAACCAGGTTTAATCAAAGTTATTCAAAATACTCAAAACAATGCGCCCAAAATAGCAGTCGCTCAAAGTGCTGTACCAGAACCAAAAAGATTGCAAAAAAATGGGAGAATTTTCACTGAACCACATATTTGGCACAATGTTAAAAACACCATTAAGGTTGTGGAAGTAATTAATAGAAATTTGGGTAAACTATTACCTAAAAAACAAAAAGAATATAGCCGTAATACCAGCAAATTAACCAAAGAATTAAACGAACTACATAGCTGGATTAAGTCTACACTCGCTACTATTCCTAATAAAAATCGCAAATTCCTGACAACCCATGAGGCAATGATTTATTATGTGACAGCTTATGAGCTTCCCTATAAAGCCAGTTTACCCAATATTAGAGATGAAGATAATTTAACAGATACAAGAGTGAAAAATTTGGCCCAATATATTCAAGATGCTAAAGTAAAAACACTTTTCGCCGATACAACCATTAACCTGATGTTACTTGAGCCTATTACTAAAGAAGCAAATGTGAAACTTTTTTCCAGACAACTTTATATTGATGGACTTGGTGAATTAGGTAGTGATGGAGAAACCTATCAAAAAATGATGGATGCTAATACACGCAGTATTGCAGAAGGGTTGGGTGGAACTTATTTAAAATTTGCTCCTAACATTGGGAAGTAA
- a CDS encoding WD40 repeat domain-containing protein — MNFTTNKPQQFTTYYSGQLADYVTSLAWSSAGGKLAATSAAGEVVIWENHEITNLQTATGKSIDCVAFSADDQYLAVGGQDGKVKIWREDELITTLENAPAWVDKLAWNHTNNQLAFSLGRYVQVWDADTEEIIVTLNFENSSILGIDWRKDGQYLAISGYQGIKIWNSQDWDEEPYILGTTTVSVAMAWSPDGKYLASGNMDRSVTVLEWGNPDPWVMRGFPGKIRQLAWSQVTTATGAPLLASSSVEGVVVWEKSEDESLGWEARILTNHVDIINAIAYAPPSLVLASAGADGWLCLWNQDYEISQILTGVRGGFSTLAWHHQGKFLAAGGEQGEFLIWSKTND, encoded by the coding sequence ATGAACTTCACAACTAACAAACCTCAACAATTCACAACTTACTATTCAGGTCAGCTTGCAGATTATGTCACATCTCTAGCTTGGTCATCCGCAGGAGGGAAACTTGCGGCCACCTCCGCTGCTGGAGAAGTTGTAATCTGGGAAAATCACGAAATCACCAACTTACAAACAGCTACAGGAAAATCAATTGACTGTGTAGCTTTTTCCGCTGATGATCAATATTTAGCCGTTGGTGGACAAGATGGAAAAGTGAAAATATGGCGAGAAGATGAATTAATCACAACTTTAGAAAATGCTCCCGCTTGGGTGGATAAATTAGCTTGGAATCATACAAATAATCAACTAGCTTTTAGCTTAGGGCGTTACGTTCAAGTATGGGATGCAGACACAGAAGAAATAATTGTTACTCTCAACTTTGAAAATTCATCAATTTTAGGAATTGATTGGCGTAAAGATGGGCAATATTTAGCTATTAGCGGCTATCAGGGAATAAAAATTTGGAATAGTCAAGATTGGGACGAGGAACCTTATATCCTCGGTACGACTACCGTTAGTGTAGCAATGGCTTGGTCGCCTGACGGTAAATATTTAGCTTCTGGAAATATGGATCGTAGCGTCACCGTTTTAGAATGGGGAAACCCCGATCCTTGGGTTATGCGTGGCTTTCCGGGGAAAATTCGTCAGTTAGCTTGGTCCCAAGTGACAACCGCTACAGGAGCGCCGCTTTTGGCTTCTTCCAGCGTCGAAGGTGTGGTAGTTTGGGAAAAATCAGAGGATGAATCCTTGGGTTGGGAAGCGCGAATTTTAACCAATCATGTGGATATAATTAATGCGATCGCCTACGCACCCCCAAGCCTGGTTCTCGCTTCTGCTGGTGCTGATGGTTGGTTATGTTTGTGGAACCAAGATTATGAAATATCGCAAATTCTCACAGGTGTGCGTGGGGGTTTTTCTACCCTAGCTTGGCATCACCAAGGTAAATTTTTAGCCGCAGGTGGGGAACAAGGAGAGTTCCTGATCTGGTCAAAAACTAATGACTAA
- a CDS encoding CobW family GTP-binding protein, which yields MIASETSTTVPVTVLTGYLGAGKTTLLNHILTYEHGKKVAVIVNEFGEVGIDNQLVIDADEEIFEMNNGCICCTVRGDLIRIIGNLMKRRDKFDHLVIETTGLADPAPVIQTFFVDEDMQSQLSLDAVVTVVDAKHIWQHWEADEAQEQIAFADVILLNKTDLVTPENLEELEKRIRSMNAMAKIYRTRNSELSMDALLGVQAFDLERALEIDPNFLGEDAHVHDESVYSVALVEKGAIDGQKLNAWMSELLSTKGTDIFRMKGILNIAGQDDRFVFQGVHMIFDGRPDRPWKANETRKNELVFIGRNLDEAKLKQDFLACIA from the coding sequence ATGATTGCTTCAGAAACATCCACGACTGTGCCTGTAACCGTTTTAACCGGCTATTTAGGAGCAGGAAAAACCACCCTCTTAAATCACATCCTCACCTACGAACACGGTAAAAAAGTTGCTGTAATTGTCAATGAATTTGGAGAAGTAGGCATTGATAATCAATTAGTTATTGATGCAGATGAAGAAATCTTTGAAATGAACAACGGCTGTATTTGTTGTACAGTTCGTGGTGACTTAATTCGCATCATCGGCAATTTGATGAAACGCCGGGATAAATTTGACCATTTAGTAATTGAAACTACAGGATTAGCAGACCCTGCACCTGTAATTCAAACGTTCTTTGTTGACGAAGATATGCAAAGTCAACTATCACTAGATGCAGTAGTTACAGTTGTAGATGCTAAACATATTTGGCAACATTGGGAAGCAGACGAAGCCCAAGAACAAATTGCATTTGCTGACGTAATTTTGTTGAATAAAACCGATTTAGTTACACCAGAAAATTTAGAAGAATTAGAAAAACGGATTCGGTCAATGAATGCGATGGCTAAAATTTACCGCACCCGTAACTCTGAATTATCAATGGATGCACTTTTAGGAGTACAGGCATTTGACTTAGAACGCGCTTTAGAAATTGACCCTAACTTCTTAGGTGAAGATGCCCATGTACATGATGAAAGCGTCTATTCTGTAGCCTTAGTGGAAAAAGGCGCAATAGATGGACAAAAATTAAATGCTTGGATGTCAGAACTACTCAGCACCAAAGGCACAGACATCTTCCGCATGAAAGGCATTTTAAATATTGCTGGACAAGATGATCGCTTTGTCTTCCAAGGGGTACACATGATATTTGATGGTAGACCAGATAGACCTTGGAAAGCCAATGAAACCCGAAAAAATGAACTTGTATTCATCGGACGAAATCTAGATGAAGCCAAATTAAAACAAGATTTTCTGGCTTGTATCGCGTAA